DNA from Cutibacterium acnes:
ATCATTGGATCGATGGCTAGCAGCGTGAGGGCCAATCTGGGTTCAGACTGGCCCACGATCGCTACAAAGGGAAAATGACGAGGCATCAAGCGGAAGCAGCCTGCTTGATGGTCATTCCGTAACGATTCTTGAAGTATTTTTCGAGACGCTTTTCGGCATCGCTCGTTGAGTCTTGAGCTGGTTTCCAGAATCCCATCTGTTTTACTTGGGGGGTGATGTCGTTATGGTGGAAATCTTTGATCTTGGTCATCTTGTGCGTGGTTAAGGAGAATGTGTAGTCAAAGGCTTGACCCATAGCGGATACCCACTTGTGCCAAGAAAGCGTTTGCGCTTTCTCGTTGAACATGTACCAATCCTTCATTGGTTTCTTGGTCTTGGGATCGACAGTCTGGAAAGTTACCTGCTGCTTGCCCTTGTCTACGGTGATAGCTAGTCCTGCCCCCTTGATGACCTTGGTCTTTACATCGAGATCTTTGGATACGTTTCCACTCGGTGTCATGGTGGCATCCGGGGCTGCGCTGGGAGTAACACGAGACAATCCCTGAGAGCTCTGTGAACAGCCCGTAAGGAGAAGCCCGAGTGCGCAGGTAAATGCTAAGTATGGAAGTGTTTTTGTCATCAGTACTCCTTTCTCGGTTTTATGAGACTGCCTCTTCATGGGTAGTCGATTTCTTGCGTTCCAGCTTCCAAACTGGAATCAAGCTTGAAAGTGAGGTCGTGAAGCTTGTCCAGGTGCTCGGCGCTAGCGTTCCACAGTGACCTGTCGTGTGCTTCGACCATGCGTTGGGCCATGCTGGCAAGGGAATGCGGATTTAATGTCGATAGCCTTTGCACCATCTCAGGATCATCGATGTAGGTGTCGCAGACCTCGTCGAACATCCAATCGTCGATCTGGTCTGTCGTAGCAGCTAGACCGACGAGATTGGTGACTCGTTTCTCGATTTCAGTGACCCCACGGTGCCCGTGGGCAAGCATGGCTTCCATCCAGTCCTTGTTGAGGAGGCGAGTACGCAGCCCCTTGGCAGCTGCCCTTCCAACGGAAGTCGTGTACACCTCATCTTGGGTGGTATCGGTCACAAGGATCGGGATTGATGTACCTTTGGCGGCGCGAACTGAATTACCCAATCCCCCTAAGTATTCGAAATAGTGGTCGAGATCGGTAATCTCGTACTCGTTGGACGATCGAGTCTGCGACACGAGGTCGACATCTTTGAGCCGGGAGTCATAGAGACCGTCTGTATGGGAGCCGTGATCATAACGGGTGTAGACGTGGCCTGAAGCAGCTGTGAAGGCCGTGGCAAGGTCTTCGGGACTTTGCCATTGTCCAGAATCGACGATGTCGGTCAGCCCCGAACCGTATTGGCCTGGAGGTGGCCCGAAAATTCGCGCGTGTGCCAGAGCTTCGATTCGTTCTTCGGGTTCGCCGGATTGACGCATGGCTTGTGCCTGTTGACGCGTTCGGGCAGCGAGGGGATTGATGTCAGCTGGTTCGTCCAGGGCCGCCACCGCATGAAGAATGTCGTCTAACTCATCGATGAGATTGCTGAAGAGGTCGCGGAAAAACCCGCAGATCGTGACGACGACATCCACCCTTGGGCGTTCAAGTTCATTGCTTGGAATGATTTCCCAGTGCGGAGAGTTCGGACGTCGTGGTGTCAAAGACCGCACTCCTAAAAGGCTCAGGATTTGGGCGTAAGTTTCACCTTGGGTACGGGTGGTCTCCAATCCCCACAGCACGACGGCGATCGTGGTGGGATCAGCGCCGTCATGGCTGGCGCGGTAGGCAGAACAAACGTGGTTGGCGATGTCACGCCCTCGTCGCACTGCGATGGGGGTGGGTACTCGCCGTGAGTCGAACTGGTACAGCGAATGCCCCGAGGGCAAGACTTCTGGATTACGTATGGGATCGCCACCTAAGCGTGCATCAACGTGACGTCCTTCGAGGGCGTGGAATAAACCTTCTATCTCGTCATTGTGTTGTAGCCGCGCGTACAGATTTCGTGCCCAAGACGCCAGGTACCCGACTCCCTGAGTGAGCGCCTCGTCTTCGGGGTTTTTGGGTTCCACAGATTTTTCGGGTAAAGATGTTTCGTTGGATGAGTCTGAAACCTCTCCCAGCACCTTGCCGACGACCTTGGCCTGCTCGCTAGGGGAGAGTGCGGGGGCTAGTTCACCGTCAAATGAACCGTGCTCGGCCATTCCGCGCACCATGAGTCGAGCCTCCTGCGGGGTATAAGCCTGTCCCCAGACGTGTAGACCCATGGGGACAAGCGAACGCTTGGTCCGTGCTAGCTCTACCTCGAGTTCATCGAGATCGGTCGGAAGATGTAGAGCTGTGGCGCGTCCGTGCACCTGTTCCAACAACTCGGCGCTGGTTTGGGGCATGAGGGTGACACTGCGTCGGTATTCGGAGATGAGATCGTCTAGTTCTGCCAACTCACCGTCGAGTCTTGTGGGTTGCATCACGGGAGGTTGATAACTCACGAGAACCGCGTGTGCGCGACGACGCGCAATCAGCCCCTCTGCAGCGTTTCCACAGTAATAGATGTACACGTGGGGGATATCACCGATGAGCATGTCGGGGAAGCATTCCGCGCTGACCGCGTTCTCTTTACCTTGGAGGAATTCCAAGGTGCCGTGTGTTCCGACATGGATGATGACGTCTGGTTTCCAGATTTGGCTCAGCCATGTGTAGAAACCGGCGTACTGCGGGTGTGGGGGACGAGTGGTGTCGTGGGTGTCAGTGGTAGCCATCTTGACTGAGCCACGACCTGGTTGGATACCGACCAAGACGTTCCCGTAGTCGACTGCGGGGATGATGAAATCGCCCTCAGGAGTCGTCATAGGGCAGTCGCTTGGGCTTGGGTGTGTTTCATACATACTTTGCCACGCACGGGGGTGCGGCAGATCTTGTTCGGCATCGGCGCGTAGGTAAGTTTTCGGCCGTACAGTCTGCGAATATTCAGGGGAGTTTACGGCTTGGGCCAGTAAGTCATTGAGAAGTTGTTGCCCACTAGGGGTCTTGGTCTGATAGCCGCGGTGCGACAGTTCGCGCATGATTGCCGCCATAGATTCGCTGACGTCCAGAAAGGCTCCGTTGAGGAGGTTCCCCTCTCCTGCAGGATAATCGTAGCCAATGAGTGCGATTCGTTTCTGAGGAGCCGGAGTTGTCGATAGTCTCAATTGGCCACGAACTCGTCGTGCAAATCTTTCAATTTGCTTTGGGATTGGCACGAGTACCGATGTGACGACTCCCGTGGTCGTGTTTTGAGCTGGCTCAGTCATCGCCGCTATCGGTATCTCGGCCAGACAACCGTCCATTTCGGGTAACATGAGCATGACCATGGCTTCACTCTGACCGAGGCCGTGTCGTGACTCGTTCCATTGTTTCTCGGTGTATCGGGAGAGTATGAGGGGATGCATAATCGGGGCATTGATCGATTTGAGCATGGCCGTGCTGGAATCAACATCACCCCCCATCGGCCCCCCGCCAATGCGGAAGCCCTGCATGCTGATAATAAGTTTTGGTGCGGCTTCGCTCAGAAGTGTGCGCAGAGCCTCCAAGGATTCGCCACCGGCGGCCACGATGCTGATGGGCACAACCCAGCAGTCCTTACGTAACGAATCCATTAAGGCGCGTACGACATCGTTACTGTCGTAGGGATATGTGAGGCCGCTGTAAAGAAGGACGACAGTGGGTCTTCCGTGTGGAGCGTCACATTCCTGGCGGTATTTTTCGACGGTGGAGAAGTGTCTACTAGGCCACGGTGCACCGACGCTCGCAGGGGCTAGAGCCTCGGGTGGTG
Protein-coding regions in this window:
- a CDS encoding cobaltochelatase subunit CobN, with the translated sequence MKITFLTVFPDLVKHVSEAAKTIDPSHDLLELHFFNSTTRPTPEELEALTRAIHDSDIVVLDAMGGDPQWIRATRLTLDDFDGAVLSWGAEFIDKVRLGSFSMATARNAIEKTDSHADMKHMPPDMKSMLGNTGAQKSIKGILNSAKKMIPIITEMGSSTDSGGEISGINRVHATVKGMRTAPKFMADAKRFSALGKAFHSMREPQADFFLRHLLHFDGGHPEVVVPTPPEALAPASVGAPWPSRHFSTVEKYRQECDAPHGRPTVVLLYSGLTYPYDSNDVVRALMDSLRKDCWVVPISIVAAGGESLEALRTLLSEAAPKLIISMQGFRIGGGPMGGDVDSSTAMLKSINAPIMHPLILSRYTEKQWNESRHGLGQSEAMVMLMLPEMDGCLAEIPIAAMTEPAQNTTTGVVTSVLVPIPKQIERFARRVRGQLRLSTTPAPQKRIALIGYDYPAGEGNLLNGAFLDVSESMAAIMRELSHRGYQTKTPSGQQLLNDLLAQAVNSPEYSQTVRPKTYLRADAEQDLPHPRAWQSMYETHPSPSDCPMTTPEGDFIIPAVDYGNVLVGIQPGRGSVKMATTDTHDTTRPPHPQYAGFYTWLSQIWKPDVIIHVGTHGTLEFLQGKENAVSAECFPDMLIGDIPHVYIYYCGNAAEGLIARRRAHAVLVSYQPPVMQPTRLDGELAELDDLISEYRRSVTLMPQTSAELLEQVHGRATALHLPTDLDELEVELARTKRSLVPMGLHVWGQAYTPQEARLMVRGMAEHGSFDGELAPALSPSEQAKVVGKVLGEVSDSSNETSLPEKSVEPKNPEDEALTQGVGYLASWARNLYARLQHNDEIEGLFHALEGRHVDARLGGDPIRNPEVLPSGHSLYQFDSRRVPTPIAVRRGRDIANHVCSAYRASHDGADPTTIAVVLWGLETTRTQGETYAQILSLLGVRSLTPRRPNSPHWEIIPSNELERPRVDVVVTICGFFRDLFSNLIDELDDILHAVAALDEPADINPLAARTRQQAQAMRQSGEPEERIEALAHARIFGPPPGQYGSGLTDIVDSGQWQSPEDLATAFTAASGHVYTRYDHGSHTDGLYDSRLKDVDLVSQTRSSNEYEITDLDHYFEYLGGLGNSVRAAKGTSIPILVTDTTQDEVYTTSVGRAAAKGLRTRLLNKDWMEAMLAHGHRGVTEIEKRVTNLVGLAATTDQIDDWMFDEVCDTYIDDPEMVQRLSTLNPHSLASMAQRMVEAHDRSLWNASAEHLDKLHDLTFKLDSSLEAGTQEIDYP